In Lactuca sativa cultivar Salinas chromosome 5, Lsat_Salinas_v11, whole genome shotgun sequence, the DNA window AATTCGCATATATGGTTTGCTGAAGTAGGATGCTGTAAAATACAAATATATGAAAGTGCATTGCTAGTTAATTGCATTTAACCCTAGCAAATAAGGTCATTGCAATATAATATCTGAAATCTAATATACAAATTCTGAAAACGTGGCCTAACATTTTCTTTCTCTAATTTTCCAACATTTATCTCAGATGATGGTTCAGTTTGGAGCTGGGGCTACAATGCTTGTATCCTTTCGAATtatgacatgacatgacatgacagGTTTTGTTGTACTGTGTTTGATGTGACATTTGGATTAATGTgacaaaaattgcaatttttctTGTTCCACCCAAAAAGGTAGAACAAGATGGGACAGAAACTTGCTCTCGATCTCTCGTATGTGCAAAAGACGAGAATGCCCTCCTCATCCTCATCACAAAAAATATTCCTAGAATGCTTTTCCAGTCATGTAACAAATGGTCCAATGTAGACCATAGGACATATTAGTAATTTATATCCTTGACAATGAGGCAGATGGTCAACTTGGTTTTGATGGAGAGAATTCTATTGTTCCATGTTTGGTGAAAATGCCCATGACAGATGGATCGGCAACCGAGAATGAGAAGGAACTTAAGGTGtggactaaaatacccttctctTATTCCTATTTAATAAATTATGTCAGTAATTTACTTTTCTACCCAGATTTCTTCGGTAAAAGCGGGAGGCATGATGTCACTAGCAATCGATAACCTCGGGACACTTTGGATGTGGGGCAGCTGCCCGGAACAACAAACACCTACCCCAATATCCATTAACTTCCCTGGTCACACTGTCGTGAAGGTCGCGTGTGGAAGCGAACACATCGTGGcattagccaaaaatgaagatGGTATTCTAGTATGCTATACATGGGGCAATAACAATCACGGGCAGCTAGGCCTCGGGCACACGGAAACAAGCCCAAACCCTCAAATAGTCGAAAAGTTCTGCCCGGATTCTCCATTGGCACCTTATGAAATAGCATGTGGAGCATTTCATACTTGTGTACTCACTTACAAAAAGACCGAAAGCGTTACACAGAAAAGCGTATGTTGGACTTTCGGTCTTGGTGATAACGGGCAGCTCGGTCAGGGAACCACGAAAAGGTCAATGTACCCGGAAATGGTGATCGGGCTGCCCGAGAATTCTCGTTTTGTTTCGGTCGCGTGTGGTTTGTTCCACACGAGTCTAGTTTCATCATCGGGTGAAATTTGGTCGTGGGGTATGGAAAACGGGCTCGGGTTATGCCCAGAAGCTACTTTTACTGAATCCGACGGTGGAGATGCGCTCACTCCTCGTTTGATCAACGGCCCGAATTTCCCTGACCCCGTTCAAGTAGCTTGCGGGGCGGCCCATACTGTTCTTGTAGCCGAAAGTGGCTACAAGATTTGGTCATGGGGGCGAGGGAAAAATGGGATTCTTGGAAATGGTcatgaaaatgaccattttacccctagggTTGTCTCATGGCCCCCACAGGGGCCACGAGACGAGGAGGAAACGGTGGTTAAGGATGATGGTGTGGAGAGATTAGGGGCGGTGATGGAAGAGATGGAGAGGGTTAAGTCTAGGGGTTTGGTGATGGAGCGTTATGCGGGGTTTTTATATGGTTTGCTATTTGGGAAGGTTTTTGAGGGAGATAAGGATATACCGATATCGTTTAAGGAATTAGGGTCGTTTGATGTTGGGAAAGAGTGGGAGGATATGTTGGAATCTTGTGATAAAGGGAAGCTTGTGCGTTTGAAGATGTTTTATAGGAATATGCTCGAGGGTGTTGAGGATAAGATTATGAAGGATAAAGTTAAGGAGATGATTAAAGAGTATATCGGATCATCGGGGAGTAGTGGTAGGTAAATCTTGTGTGGATTTTTGCGGGTTTATgtatattttatacttttatctATATTTCGATCTTTACAAGTAATTTCTAGTTAGAAGTGTTAAAAGACCCTtcatttcaaaaaatatatatgttaaaTGTATTATTTTACTTGCAATTTCTTAATGTCAAACCGAACATCAAGTTTTCCTACCTTATATCATATAGTGTGGGTCCCTGTAACAGATTTACAatgaaatggttttttttttttttttatctcatgGCCAACTTCCAatgaaatggttttttttttatgatttattattgAATATCAAATTAAGTTATTCTATTTTAGACATTACAAACAACACATGGTTAAAGTTATAACCAATCTATAAAGATACGGTTGACATCAACACTACATGtttttaccattttaccctttccttctTTTGTGgctcaacacaaaatcatcatcatcttcactaCTATCTTCCAAAATTCGTTTATTTGCTTTCGCATCCCCATTTTTTGAAACAGGTTGTGGCGGCGGCAGCGGCTTTTTTGAACTTTCGCCGCCTCTGTTTGGTGGTGAAAACGGTTGTGGCTTCTTCGAAGTCTCCGGTCTACTTGGCGGTGGTGGTGGCTGAGATTTCACCGGAGTTCCCATTCGTATTTCCTTTTGCCTCCTCTGCTTTTTCTCATATGCCTTTTTTGCCCTTTCGGGTGACAACATCCCATGTTCCATCATCCTGCATATCCCAGATGCAATAAATAAATCATGGTGGCTGTTTCATGAAAACTGTTTGTTGATtgttaaaagggtaaaatggtcatttattcGGTTTATTAAATCCTAAGAAAAACGTCTTCATATCATTTATCCATACAGATGAATCTAATAGGGACATATTGGATATAATTTAGTTGAAcctcattaaaaatataaacaagAATTAGAAGCAGATAAAAGAAGTGGATTGAGGAATTATTCAAGAATAACAATTTATTATATGCTTAAAGTAGAAAGTATTTATGAACAGAACTCACCAAAACTCTGCCATTTCGCTTGAAGGTATTTGTTTAGACAATGACTCATAAAAGATCCTTAGAGGTTCTCGCTGTTAAACATCAAGTATTACAATAATCATAACAGAATAAAACATTTGTAGTGTTTAAcaaatgatttgtattatgaaaaTGATGAAAACAAGAAAAGTTTGTGTACCTCTTCTGGAACATCGTACTTTTGGCCAGGCAAGGAGTAAACTTTCTTCTCTCTTGATTTAACTGTCTTTGTAGTTGTTTTGGTCTTTGAAGAACTCAGAATTGATTTTCCTTTAGCCTTCAGAATGATAAGAGGACAGAGTCAATCAACATGCAAAAGAAAAAATTCAAAGCTATGGAGATATTAATCTAGTAAAATAACCCAAAATCCGAAGTATAACATACAAAAAACCAAGATCCACTATGATTTGGATGTGAATTTTCAAGTTCAACATTGGAAATTGAAGAACCAGCATCAGATAGTTTGATAATCAGTTAATTTAGGTGAGGTTACGTATCTGGATAATCAGTTTTCATAATCTGTTTACCAAACATTCAGCCAACAACAATTAGTTCTTAAATTATTCTCCACATATGTTAATTCCACCACAATTGTTAAGCTTTCTTCCAAGAAGTTGAAGATTAATCAGATCAGGATAACAAAACATTCTTAtccttttatttctttatttgtGAGATGAAGGGAATCAAATTGGGGTCGACGTTTCCGATTGATAGAATCGGCAGATTTACAATTGCAATTCGATCGAGTCTACTAAcgataacataaattgtttgattaatttcaatttcaaacaTCCAATTAGCCCAGTAATAGATTATTATTCATTTCTAGGTACAGCTCAACCGACGATAAACAAAACCTAATCAGAATCATATAACAACAAAGAACTTTACCTCAATTTTAGAAACATTTGAtgtggttgtggttgtggttgtggaCGAAAATTTATGCTTTGAATCAATCGATTGCTTGGTTGAGCTTCCACTAACAACTTTGTTCTTGATAACAGATGGATCGAATTTAGTTTTAGCTGATGATCCATCTCGAATTCCGCTACTGGATTTCATCTTAACCAGATTATAGTTTCTTTCTGTGGACATTTTGATCGGAAATTAACCTCTTCTGATCTGATCAAAACCTAAACTTCGCTATGGTCTGGATCGTTAAATTATTGATTGCGAGATCTCgttctctgtctctctctcatGCTATTTTGATGTGTATAATCTGATCGTTTAGAAGTTACGAACCTGTGGAGAGAAAGTGTGGTGGGGTGTTGATAGAAAGGTGAAAAAGGTGATTCGCTGAAGATCTGTCTAGTTTTTACCACTTCggttgtttttctttttaaagaaaatccgaataaaaaaaaatcattatatttGGGTTTTATCTACAAAAAAAGTTActagtatttatttatttatttattttcaatttGACCATTAAAACTCAACTCGCTAGGGCCGGTTTTAAGGgtttaaaaaaaatcgtaaatAATGTTAAAGTTTAGGAATTATGTggagattttttttatatatactaaatttatttgaagaaaacttacatttatttataaaaaatttaaaataataataacttttattaaaaaaacacaatatttataatttatatatcgtttttagaattttttgtgattttctttAATAAACATTATTACTACAATCATAAAGATATCACTTATATCTTATATAACTTACGAGGACTTTGTTGATTTGTTGCAAGAAGTGTATTTCTAGGCTAAATGTTACTTTATTGttttaggttttaggtgtaaAACATTTATCATAAAACTACAACTTACAGAAGATATTTTTACAATCGAACGACAACtcagaaaataaaaatttataagaGGTTGTTATTCCTAAATAGAGCTTCGTTATACATGTTATGTAACTTAGAAACGCATTTCTTACGacaaataaacaaaagtcttttttaTTTTCATCAATGTTTCatatttgtcaaaaaaaaaatacattttaactttttttattagGTTTTGCACCCTCTTAACTGGTCATCAATGTCATAAAAGCCCTCATATTTacacatcaccaccaccacccttTTGCCAACAACACCATCTTCACCATAAAACATCGGTAGCCCCTATCAGCACCATCTATGACCTACCTTCTATATTCTTCATCTCCGACCCACCATCATAACCATCGTTCACctactgttctttctctttacaACCTGATAAaaagcccaaaatgacaaaacttACCTAAATGTGAGACGTTTATGAACACAAATTTGGACTTAGGACATAACCTTACATTTCATGTAAGTATGAAGGCTTTTATGACAATAACCTTAATATAAGAGCtacaataattataaaaacacatgTTAAATGCAATTAATAGGACTTTTGTTGATTTATCGGAAGGAGTTCATTTTTAAGCCATGTATATCATGGAGCTCTATTTTAGAATTGTATTTAGATGATATCTTTATGAGTGTAGTAATGATATTTATTAAAGAGAATCACAAAAAATCCCAAAAATGATATATAAAttatcattattgtgtttgttaataaaaaaaatgtgacATTTTTTAGTGAAAGGGATGTAGATGGTTTCTTGATTTTATgttttcaataaataaataaaagatttcTTCAAATAAATTTagtatatataaaaaagaaaatctCTAGAAAAGTCGTTAAACTTTAACATTATTAATGAAAAGTCAtccttttttttttacaatttaacccTTAAAACTGACTGACGCTAACCAAGTACAATGGTTGTTTTGCAAGTGTTTATCGGtttcaaaggtttaaaaaaaaaagttcggTGTAGGGTTGACTTTTTTGTCAATAGAGCTAAAATATAATGAGCTTTTTTTTTAAGATTTCCTAATGAAATACCACAAAAGTCACTAAGTTTACATGAAAATTCGAGTTTGACACTTATACTTTTTTGTCTCAAATTAGACATTGCATTCCCAATTTGTTATAATTCTGACTACTTGATCGTTCAACCTAGTTGTCTACAGATGTGGCGTGATGACGTGTCAGTTATGATGACGTGACATTTTAGCATTACATGCGGACGTGTCGAAATCgaaaaatatcaaaataataaatttatttgaGATTATGtggagattatatatatatatatatatatatatatatatatatatatatatatatatatatatatatatatatatatatataaactaaatttatttgaagaaaacttatatttatttattaaaaaaattcaaaataataataatttttattagaaaaacacaataattataatttatatatcatttttagaattttttatgattttttttaataaatattattactATAATCATAAAGATATCACTTATATCTTATATAACTTACGAAGACTTTGTTGATTTGTtgcaagaaatgtatttttaggCTAAATATTACTTTATTGTTTTAGGTTTTGGGTGTAAAACATTTATCATAAAACTACAACTTATGGAAGATACTTTTACAATTGAACGACaactcagaaaataaaattttataagaGGTTGTTATTCCTAAATAGAGCTTCGTTATACATGTTATGTAACTTAGAAACGCATTTCTTACGacaaataaacaaaagtcttttttaTTTTCATCAATGTCTCatatttgtcaaaaaaaaatacattttaactttttttattagGTTTTGCACCCTCTTAACTGGTCATCAATGTCATAAAAGCCCTCATATTTacacatcaccaccaccacccttTTGCCAACAACACCATCTTCACCATAAAACATCGGTAGCCCCTATCAGCACCATCTATGACCTACCTTCTGTATTCTTCATCTCCGACCCACCATCATAACCATCGTTCACctactgttctttctctttacaACCTGATAAaaagcccaaaatgacaaaacttACCTAAATGTGAGACGTTCATGAACACAAATTTGGACTTAGGACATAACCTCATGTTTCATGTAAGTATGAAGGCTTTTATGACAATAACCTTAATATAAGAGCtacaataattataaaaacacatgTTAAATGCAATTAATAGGACTTTTGTTGATTTATCGGAAGGAGTTCATTTTTAAGTCATGTATATCATGGAGCTCTATTTTAGAATTGTATTTAGATGATATCTTTATGAGTGTAGTAATGATATTTATTAAAGAGAATCACAAAAAATcccaaaaaataatatataaattattattattgtgtttgttaATAAAAAAATGTGACATTTTTTAGTGAAAGGGATGTAGATGGTTTCTTGATTTTATGTTTtcaataaataaagtatatataaaaaagaaaatctCTAGAAAAGTCGTTTAACTTTAACTTTATTAATGAAAAGTTAtcctttttttttacaatttaatccTTAAAACTGACTGACGCTAACCAAGTACAATGGTTGTTTTGCAAGTGTTTATCGgtttcaaaggttaaaaaaaaaaaaaaaaaaaaaaaaaaaaaaaaaaaaaaaaaaaagtggggTGTAGGGTTGACTTTTTTTGTCAATAGAGCTAAAATATAATGAGCTTTTTTTTAAAGATTTCCTAATGAAATACCACAAAAGTCACTAAGTTTACAtgaaaattcgattttgacacttttACTTTTTTGTCTCAAATTAGACACTCCATTCCCAATTTGTTATAATTCTGACTACTTGATCGTTCAACCTAGTTGTCTACAGATGTGGCGTGATGACGTGTCAGTTATGATGATGTGACATTTTGGCAAGACATGCAGACGTGTCGAAATTGAAAAATATACACAAAAGATTATAAGTTTTCACTAAAGCTAGCAAAAATCGACCCAACCCATCAACTCAACCCGAACCCAACCAAAAATTAGCAGGTTAGGTTgagattttcaacccatttaagttaaatgggtcaacccgtctaacccatttaattaaataggttatGTTGGGTGAAATTTATCAACCCGTTTTCAACTCACGGACTCATTTAACTTTAATTCATATTtagtttaataattatttaaatattatcatgtattaatTTAAGTACTAGCCACTCTAaaaaatctatatatatttaatgttatTTTAAGAATTTCTTTGTATATGTGACTTGAGATTGTGCTTTTGTCATACTTTGAAATTTTGTTTAAATCTATAACTAATTTAAATGGTGTCATATttagttaattaattaatttatttttattttaaatgggtCAACCCAAAATTAACCAATTTATTTAATAAGATGGCTTATGAACTATATAAACGGGTCAACTTGGTAACAACCTATTTATTTGAAAGGTTTGTTTGGGTTGGAAATATCAACCCATTTAAACAAACAGGTTGGGTTGAGTTGAAATTTTCAACCCAATTAATAAATAAGCTGAACCCAAACCCAACCAAGATCTATCATTGCCAGCTCTAGTTTTCACTTTTTAAAATTTTGACACtgagttatttttttattttcaattttgaaaaaaattacacAAAAAATTAATCAttgcaaaaaaaaattacactaaATCGATCATCATTTTGGAAAAAAATTACACAAAAATTTAATCATTGCCAACTCTGTTTTTATTAGTTACTTTTTTAGAAAAATGCTTTTTCTCAATTTCTACATCTTTTACAACATCTTTTacgaatttatttttataaaattacttTCAACTTCTTTCACATTCGTCATTTCTATGcatgttttattttttaaattttcccATTTCACAAACTACTGAAATTAGTAGCAATCTGTTTTGTTATTTTTCAGAGACCAAAAGTGCATTCTTATTTCTAATTAAAACATAATCCTACTGTTATGAATAACACATTCACAAAATTTCTTTGCAATTGCGTGGTCCTTTGTTCTCAAACATTTATCACCGAATAACCACTCACTCACGCTACAAAATGCATGGGCCCATTTCATATTTTAAATATATGTTCAGAATACCACTCATTTAGGGGATATG includes these proteins:
- the LOC111907088 gene encoding uncharacterized protein LOC111907088; the encoded protein is MSTERNYNLVKMKSSSGIRDGSSAKTKFDPSVIKNKVVSGSSTKQSIDSKHKFSSTTTTTTTSNVSKIEAKGKSILSSSKTKTTTKTVKSREKKVYSLPGQKYDVPEEREPLRIFYESLSKQIPSSEMAEFWMMEHGMLSPERAKKAYEKKQRRQKEIRMGTPVKSQPPPPPSRPETSKKPQPFSPPNRGGESSKKPLPPPQPVSKNGDAKANKRILEDSSEDDDDFVLSHKRRKG
- the LOC111907087 gene encoding ultraviolet-B receptor UVR8, translating into MAEARTYVDSGNLSRKVIAIAAGEAHTLALTADGDVYSWGRGTFGRLGNGSEVDQFFPVKIEFSLTDKRDKVKIVGISAGAYHSLALADDGSVWSWGYNAYGQLGFDGENSIVPCLVKMPMTDGSATENEKELKISSVKAGGMMSLAIDNLGTLWMWGSCPEQQTPTPISINFPGHTVVKVACGSEHIVALAKNEDGILVCYTWGNNNHGQLGLGHTETSPNPQIVEKFCPDSPLAPYEIACGAFHTCVLTYKKTESVTQKSVCWTFGLGDNGQLGQGTTKRSMYPEMVIGLPENSRFVSVACGLFHTSLVSSSGEIWSWGMENGLGLCPEATFTESDGGDALTPRLINGPNFPDPVQVACGAAHTVLVAESGYKIWSWGRGKNGILGNGHENDHFTPRVVSWPPQGPRDEEETVVKDDGVERLGAVMEEMERVKSRGLVMERYAGFLYGLLFGKVFEGDKDIPISFKELGSFDVGKEWEDMLESCDKGKLVRLKMFYRNMLEGVEDKIMKDKVKEMIKEYIGSSGSSGR